One Kitasatospora sp. NBC_01266 genomic window carries:
- the sucB gene encoding 2-oxoglutarate dehydrogenase, E2 component, dihydrolipoamide succinyltransferase, with protein MAVSVTLPALGESVSEGTVTRWLKAEGERVEVDEPLLEVSTDKVDTEIPAPVAGILASIKVAEDETVEVGAELAIIDDGSGAPVAAAAPAAAAPAPVAAPAPVVEAPAPVAAPAPVAPAPVAAAPAAPAGDATPVLLPALGESVTEGTVTRWLKAEGETVEVDEPLLEVSTDKVDTEIPSPVAGVVVKILVGEDETAEVGAQLALIGAAGAVAAAPAAPAAPAPVAAPAPVAAPAAPAAPAPVAAPAPVAAPAAPAPVAAPAPVAAPAAPAPVAAPAPVAAAPVAAAPVADAGDAYVTPLVRKLAAEHGVALSAVTGSGVGGRIRKQDVIAAAEAAAAAAAAPVAAAAPAAAPKAAAAAPSPLRGQTVKMTRMRKVIGDNMLKALHEQAQLTSVVEVDVTKIMKLRGKAKDAFLAREGVKLSPMPFFVKAAAQALKSHPSINARINEAEGTITYFDTENIGIAVDSEKGLMTPVIKGAGDLNLAGISKKTAELASKVRGNKITPDELSGATFTISNTGSRGALFDTVIVPPNQVAILGIGATVKRPVVIEAEEGTVIAVRDMTYLSLSYDHRLVDGADAARYLVAVKEILETGEFEVELGL; from the coding sequence ATGGCGGTCTCAGTAACGCTGCCCGCGCTGGGCGAGAGCGTGTCCGAAGGTACTGTCACCCGCTGGCTGAAGGCCGAGGGCGAGCGAGTAGAGGTCGACGAGCCGCTGCTCGAGGTCTCGACCGACAAGGTCGACACCGAGATCCCCGCGCCGGTCGCCGGCATCCTCGCGTCGATCAAGGTCGCCGAGGACGAGACGGTCGAGGTGGGCGCCGAGCTGGCGATCATCGACGACGGCTCGGGCGCCCCCGTCGCCGCGGCTGCTCCGGCTGCCGCCGCGCCGGCCCCGGTTGCCGCGCCGGCCCCGGTGGTCGAGGCTCCGGCCCCGGTCGCCGCCCCCGCTCCGGTCGCTCCGGCCCCGGTCGCCGCCGCTCCGGCCGCGCCCGCCGGCGACGCCACTCCGGTGCTGCTGCCCGCGCTGGGCGAGTCGGTCACCGAGGGCACCGTCACCCGCTGGCTCAAGGCCGAGGGTGAGACCGTCGAGGTCGACGAGCCGCTGCTCGAGGTCTCGACCGACAAGGTCGACACCGAGATCCCGTCGCCGGTCGCCGGTGTCGTGGTGAAGATCCTGGTCGGCGAGGACGAGACCGCCGAGGTCGGCGCCCAGCTCGCGCTGATCGGCGCGGCTGGTGCGGTCGCGGCTGCTCCGGCCGCCCCGGCCGCGCCCGCTCCGGTGGCCGCTCCGGCCCCGGTCGCCGCTCCGGCTGCTCCGGCTGCTCCGGCTCCGGTCGCCGCCCCGGCTCCGGTGGCCGCTCCGGCCGCGCCCGCTCCCGTGGCCGCCCCGGCCCCGGTTGCCGCGCCGGCTGCTCCGGCCCCGGTTGCCGCGCCCGCCCCGGTCGCCGCCGCTCCGGTCGCCGCCGCTCCGGTGGCCGACGCCGGTGACGCCTACGTCACCCCGCTGGTCCGCAAGCTCGCCGCCGAGCACGGTGTCGCGCTCTCCGCCGTCACCGGCTCCGGTGTGGGCGGTCGGATCCGCAAGCAGGACGTCATCGCCGCCGCCGAGGCCGCTGCCGCTGCCGCCGCCGCTCCGGTCGCCGCTGCCGCCCCGGCCGCCGCGCCGAAGGCCGCTGCCGCCGCGCCGTCCCCGCTGCGCGGCCAGACGGTCAAGATGACCCGGATGCGCAAGGTCATCGGCGACAACATGCTGAAGGCCCTGCACGAGCAGGCCCAGCTGACCAGCGTGGTCGAGGTGGACGTCACCAAGATCATGAAGCTGCGCGGCAAGGCCAAGGACGCCTTCCTCGCCCGCGAGGGCGTGAAGCTGTCCCCGATGCCGTTCTTCGTCAAGGCCGCCGCCCAGGCGCTGAAGAGCCACCCCTCGATCAACGCCCGGATCAACGAGGCCGAGGGCACCATCACCTACTTCGACACCGAGAACATCGGTATCGCGGTGGACTCCGAGAAGGGCCTGATGACCCCGGTCATCAAGGGTGCGGGCGACCTCAACCTGGCCGGCATCTCCAAGAAGACCGCCGAGCTGGCCAGCAAGGTGCGCGGCAACAAGATCACCCCGGACGAGCTGTCCGGCGCCACCTTCACGATCAGCAACACCGGCTCGCGCGGTGCGCTGTTCGACACCGTCATCGTGCCGCCGAACCAGGTCGCCATCCTGGGCATCGGCGCGACGGTCAAGCGCCCCGTGGTCATCGAGGCCGAGGAGGGCACCGTCATCGCCGTCCGCGACATGACCTACCTGTCGCTCTCCTACGACCACCGCCTGGTGGACGGCGCCGACGCCGCCCGCTACCTGGTCGCCGTCAAGGAGATCCTGGAGACCGGCGAGTTCGAGGTCGAGCTCGGCCTGTAA
- the lpdA gene encoding dihydrolipoyl dehydrogenase: MANDASTVFDVVILGGGSGGYAAALRAAQLGLSVALIEKGELGGTCLHRGCIPTKALLHAAEIADETKEAAEFGVLATFQGIDINGVHKYKDDVVAGLYKGLQGLVASRKVHFIQGEGRLSSPTSVDVNGQRVEGRHIVLATGSVPKSLPGLTIDGDRVISSDHALKLDRIPQSAVILGGGVIGVEFASVWKSFGVDVTIVEALPHLVPLEDENSSKLLERAFRKRGIKFELKARFSGVEYTETGVRVSTENGKQIDADLLLVAIGRGPVSAGLGFEEAGVAMDRGYVLVDEYMRTNVPTISAVGDLAPTLQLAHVGFAEGILVAERLAGLRAVPIDYDGVPRVTYSNPEVASVGISEAKAVELYGKEKVVTVKYNLAGNGKSKILKTAGEIKLVQVKDGAVVGVHMVGARMGEQVGEAQLIYNWEALPAEVAQLIHAHPTQSEALGEAHLALAGKPLHAHD; the protein is encoded by the coding sequence GTGGCGAACGACGCCAGCACCGTTTTCGACGTAGTCATTCTCGGAGGCGGAAGCGGCGGCTACGCCGCGGCGCTCCGCGCCGCTCAGCTGGGCCTGAGCGTGGCCCTGATCGAGAAGGGCGAGCTGGGCGGCACCTGCCTGCACCGTGGTTGCATCCCCACCAAGGCGCTGCTGCACGCTGCCGAGATCGCCGACGAGACCAAGGAAGCCGCCGAGTTCGGCGTGCTGGCGACCTTCCAGGGCATCGACATCAACGGTGTCCACAAGTACAAGGACGACGTGGTCGCCGGCCTGTACAAGGGCCTGCAGGGCCTGGTCGCCTCCCGCAAGGTGCACTTCATCCAGGGTGAGGGCCGGCTCTCCTCGCCGACCTCGGTGGATGTCAACGGCCAGCGGGTCGAGGGTCGCCACATCGTGCTGGCCACCGGCTCCGTGCCGAAGTCGCTGCCGGGCCTGACCATCGACGGCGACCGGGTCATCTCCTCCGACCACGCCCTCAAGCTCGACCGCATCCCGCAGTCCGCCGTCATCCTCGGCGGTGGCGTGATCGGCGTCGAGTTCGCCTCCGTCTGGAAGTCCTTCGGCGTCGACGTCACCATCGTCGAGGCCCTGCCGCACCTGGTTCCGCTGGAGGACGAGAACTCCTCCAAGCTGCTGGAGCGGGCCTTCCGCAAGCGTGGCATCAAGTTCGAGCTCAAGGCCCGGTTCTCCGGCGTCGAGTACACCGAGACCGGTGTCCGCGTCTCCACCGAGAACGGCAAGCAGATCGACGCCGACCTGCTGCTGGTCGCGATCGGCCGCGGTCCCGTCTCGGCCGGCCTCGGCTTCGAGGAGGCCGGGGTCGCCATGGACCGCGGCTACGTCCTGGTCGACGAGTACATGCGCACCAACGTGCCCACCATCTCCGCCGTGGGCGACCTGGCCCCGACCCTGCAGCTGGCCCACGTCGGCTTCGCCGAGGGCATCCTGGTGGCGGAGCGGCTGGCCGGCCTGCGGGCCGTGCCGATCGACTACGACGGCGTGCCGCGGGTCACCTACTCCAACCCCGAGGTCGCCTCGGTCGGCATCTCCGAGGCCAAGGCCGTGGAGCTGTACGGCAAGGAGAAGGTCGTCACGGTCAAGTACAACCTGGCCGGCAACGGCAAGAGCAAGATCCTCAAGACCGCCGGCGAGATCAAGCTCGTCCAGGTCAAGGACGGCGCCGTGGTGGGTGTCCACATGGTCGGCGCCCGGATGGGTGAGCAGGTCGGCGAAGCTCAGCTCATCTACAACTGGGAGGCGCTGCCCGCCGAGGTCGCGCAGCTCATCCACGCCCACCCGACCCAGTCCGAGGCGCTCGGCGAGGCGCACCTGGCGCTGGCCGGCAAGCCGCTGCACGCGCACGACTGA
- a CDS encoding DUF4240 domain-containing protein, with product MYETDFWQIIDETRDAADGDPDEQADLLVERLAQLTPDEVIDFARLFEARFQRAYTRELWGAARLLLGEVSEDSFDYFRCWLIAQGREVFEGAVHHPDDLAELVPDFDEDEDGDAEEFGYAADEAHEQLTGLPLPDLGNNQPRQPEGAPFDDRDPQEMAKRFPKLWEIYGD from the coding sequence ATGTACGAGACGGACTTCTGGCAGATCATCGACGAGACCCGCGACGCCGCCGACGGGGACCCGGACGAGCAGGCCGACCTGCTGGTGGAGCGGCTCGCGCAGCTGACGCCGGATGAGGTGATCGACTTCGCCAGGCTGTTCGAGGCCCGGTTCCAGCGGGCCTACACCCGGGAGCTGTGGGGCGCGGCGCGGCTGCTGCTGGGTGAGGTGTCGGAGGACTCCTTCGACTACTTCCGGTGCTGGCTGATCGCGCAGGGCCGGGAGGTGTTCGAGGGCGCGGTGCACCACCCGGACGACCTGGCGGAGCTGGTGCCGGACTTCGACGAGGACGAGGACGGCGACGCCGAGGAGTTCGGCTACGCGGCCGACGAGGCGCACGAGCAGCTGACCGGGCTGCCGCTGCCGGACCTGGGGAACAACCAGCCACGGCAGCCGGAGGGCGCACCGTTCGACGACCGAGACCCGCAGGAGATGGCGAAACGATTCCCCAAGTTGTGGGAGATCTACGGGGATTAG
- a CDS encoding methyltransferase domain-containing protein: MVARQLTEQLATHFGERAQQAPLRVLDVGCGQGTQALRLARAGHLVTGLDSDPVTLGAAQAMLGAEPPEVRERVRLLSGDGHHCGRWFGPGSFDVVLCHGVLMYLPDPDPLIASLARMIAPGGLLSLLARNREALAMRFGLTGDWRAALQAFDTDHYANRLGLTARADRLADLATTLREVAVPLRHWYGVRVFTDAMPDHAAPVDGRQLGQLLEAEDRAGRVDPYRQVAALLHVIGVK; this comes from the coding sequence ATGGTGGCCCGCCAGCTGACCGAGCAGTTGGCCACCCACTTCGGCGAGCGCGCCCAGCAGGCGCCGCTGCGGGTGCTGGACGTCGGGTGCGGCCAGGGCACCCAGGCGCTGCGGCTGGCCCGGGCCGGGCACCTGGTCACCGGCCTCGACTCCGACCCGGTCACCCTCGGGGCCGCCCAGGCGATGCTCGGTGCCGAGCCGCCCGAGGTGCGCGAGCGGGTCCGACTGCTGAGCGGCGACGGACACCACTGCGGGCGCTGGTTCGGGCCCGGCAGCTTCGACGTGGTGCTCTGCCACGGCGTGCTGATGTACCTGCCCGACCCGGACCCGCTGATCGCCTCGCTCGCCCGGATGATCGCCCCCGGCGGGCTGCTGTCGCTGCTGGCCCGCAACCGGGAAGCGCTGGCCATGCGGTTCGGACTGACCGGCGACTGGCGGGCCGCCCTGCAGGCCTTCGACACCGACCACTACGCCAACCGCCTGGGCCTGACCGCCCGGGCCGACCGGCTGGCCGACCTGGCCACCACGCTGCGCGAGGTCGCGGTGCCGCTGCGGCACTGGTACGGCGTCCGGGTCTTCACCGACGCCATGCCGGACCACGCCGCACCGGTGGACGGCCGCCAGCTCGGCCAGCTGCTGGAGGCCGAGGACCGGGCCGGCCGGGTGGACCCGTACCGCCAGGTCGCCGCGCTGCTCCACGTGATCGGCGTCAAGTAA
- a CDS encoding DUF3043 domain-containing protein → MFRRRSDESPSSATALAEQDDVSQSRDPQAKKGRPTPKRSDAEANRRTRVTVPKDRKEAAKQSRERLRSEREKQRMALLNGDERALPARDKGPVRRFTRDYMDSRWSLAEFFLPFAVVILVLSVLKVPALQLLSTLLFALFLVLVILDFLRLGLGLRKALANRFPNENPRGAVGYGLMRNLQMRRLRLPKPQVKRGEHP, encoded by the coding sequence GTGTTCCGACGCCGTTCAGATGAATCCCCCTCCTCCGCCACCGCGCTGGCCGAGCAGGACGACGTGTCCCAGAGCCGCGATCCGCAGGCCAAGAAGGGCCGTCCCACGCCCAAGCGCAGCGATGCCGAGGCCAACCGGCGCACCCGGGTGACCGTCCCCAAGGACCGCAAGGAGGCCGCCAAGCAGTCCCGTGAGCGGCTGCGGTCCGAGCGGGAGAAGCAGCGCATGGCGCTGCTCAACGGCGACGAGCGGGCGCTACCGGCCCGGGACAAGGGCCCGGTGCGGCGCTTCACCCGCGACTACATGGACTCGCGCTGGTCGCTGGCCGAGTTCTTCCTGCCGTTCGCCGTGGTGATCCTGGTCCTCAGCGTCCTGAAGGTGCCGGCGCTGCAACTGCTCTCCACGCTGCTCTTCGCGCTCTTCCTGGTGCTGGTCATCCTCGACTTCCTGCGCCTGGGCCTGGGCCTGCGCAAGGCGCTGGCCAACCGGTTCCCGAACGAGAACCCCCGGGGCGCGGTCGGCTACGGCCTGATGCGCAACCTGCAGATGCGTCGACTGCGGCTGCCCAAGCCGCAGGTGAAGCGGGGCGAGCACCCCTGA
- a CDS encoding nicotinate-nucleotide--dimethylbenzimidazole phosphoribosyltransferase: protein MDTTVDLDSFASLVERPDDAARRAAEERRLELETPRGGLGQLEELGSWLASVQGGSEVRAVNAPKVLLFAGDHGIASLGISRLAADGGTARRVRAVLDGSAPVARLARRFGAELRVVDVAVDAPAEEFGPEVSEHRIRRGSGRIDLENAVTVEEATRAFAVGMAIADEEADLGTDLVLLGDLGVGSTAVAAVLIGALCGTDAAAVCGRGSGIDDKVWMVKCAAIRDSLRRARPVLGDQLALLAATGGADFAAITGFLLQAAVRKLPVVLDGVVSAACALVAQRISFRAPEWWRAALLTGEPALAKAYDRLTLTPLHDERITMGEGVGALMALPLLQAASDVLTEQPFTPASPAAPRPPARLPSAAELLGRL, encoded by the coding sequence ATGGACACCACCGTGGATCTCGATTCCTTCGCCTCGCTCGTCGAGCGCCCCGACGACGCCGCCCGCCGAGCGGCCGAGGAGCGCCGGCTGGAGCTGGAAACGCCGCGCGGCGGGCTCGGCCAACTCGAGGAGCTGGGCAGCTGGCTCGCCTCGGTCCAGGGCGGCAGCGAGGTGCGGGCGGTCAACGCGCCCAAGGTGCTGCTCTTCGCCGGCGACCACGGCATCGCCTCACTCGGGATCTCCCGGCTGGCCGCCGACGGCGGCACCGCCCGCCGGGTGCGTGCCGTGCTGGACGGCAGCGCGCCGGTGGCCCGGCTGGCCCGCCGGTTCGGCGCCGAACTGCGCGTGGTGGACGTCGCGGTGGACGCGCCGGCCGAGGAGTTCGGGCCCGAGGTGAGCGAGCACCGGATCCGGCGCGGCTCCGGGCGGATCGACCTGGAGAACGCGGTGACCGTCGAGGAGGCCACCAGGGCCTTCGCCGTCGGCATGGCGATCGCCGACGAGGAGGCCGACCTCGGCACCGACCTGGTGCTGCTCGGCGATCTGGGCGTCGGCTCGACCGCGGTGGCCGCCGTGCTGATCGGCGCGCTCTGCGGCACCGACGCCGCGGCGGTCTGCGGACGCGGTTCGGGCATCGACGACAAGGTCTGGATGGTCAAGTGCGCGGCGATCCGGGACTCGCTGCGGCGGGCCCGGCCGGTGCTCGGCGACCAGCTGGCCCTGCTCGCGGCCACCGGCGGCGCCGATTTCGCGGCGATCACCGGCTTCCTGCTGCAGGCCGCGGTCCGCAAGCTCCCCGTGGTGCTGGACGGCGTGGTCTCGGCGGCCTGCGCGCTGGTGGCGCAGCGGATCTCGTTCCGGGCCCCGGAGTGGTGGCGGGCCGCGCTGCTGACCGGCGAGCCCGCGCTGGCCAAGGCCTACGACCGGCTGACCCTGACCCCGCTGCACGATGAGCGGATCACCATGGGCGAGGGCGTCGGCGCGCTGATGGCACTGCCACTGCTGCAGGCGGCCTCCGACGTGCTGACCGAGCAGCCGTTCACCCCGGCCTCCCCCGCCGCGCCGCGCCCGCCGGCCCGGCTGCCCTCCGCCGCCGAGCTGCTGGGCCGACTCTGA
- the cobU gene encoding bifunctional adenosylcobinamide kinase/adenosylcobinamide-phosphate guanylyltransferase, protein MTRTLILGGARSGKSTRAEWLLRERTDVLYVATGGRRADDPDWQQRVALHRGRRPTSWRTAETVELERILADGDDPAPVLIDCLGMWLTTVMDEADAWDDAAWEERAADSVEQRCAGLAGAMRVTRRQVVAVSNEVGLGVVPATTAGRRFRDTLGRLNMAVAEACDEVLLVVAGQPLTIKGQITDAAPRTA, encoded by the coding sequence ATGACTCGTACCTTGATCCTCGGCGGCGCCCGGTCGGGCAAGTCCACCCGGGCCGAGTGGCTGCTGCGCGAGCGGACCGACGTGCTCTACGTGGCGACCGGCGGCCGGCGGGCCGACGACCCGGACTGGCAGCAGCGCGTCGCCCTGCACCGGGGACGGCGGCCGACGAGCTGGCGGACCGCCGAGACGGTGGAGCTGGAGCGGATCCTGGCCGACGGCGACGATCCGGCGCCGGTGCTGATCGACTGCCTGGGTATGTGGCTGACCACCGTGATGGACGAGGCGGACGCCTGGGACGACGCGGCCTGGGAAGAACGGGCGGCGGACTCGGTGGAGCAGCGGTGCGCCGGACTGGCCGGCGCGATGCGGGTGACCCGGCGCCAGGTGGTGGCCGTCAGCAACGAGGTGGGGCTGGGCGTGGTGCCCGCCACCACGGCCGGGCGGCGGTTCCGGGACACCCTGGGACGGCTGAACATGGCGGTCGCCGAGGCCTGCGACGAGGTGCTGCTGGTGGTGGCCGGGCAGCCGCTGACCATCAAGGGCCAGATCACCGACGCCGCACCCCGGACAGCGTGA
- a CDS encoding adenosylcobinamide-GDP ribazoletransferase produces the protein MDRQLRLPGLRFAFGTLSVLRVRVARWDRAAGGRAMALAPLVGLVLGGLAAGLGALACWRGGPLLGAVTAVAALAALTRGLHLDGLADVADGLGSGKPAEDALRIMKQSDIGPFGVLTLLLVLLAQIACLTGQFAHSTERGALAVLTAAVAGRCALGWGCLRPVPAARPGGLGAMVAATVPVPTALAGTLLSALALALLGLHPRYALALTLAQLAAAALLRRCLRRFGGVTGDVLGALVETAALAALLVLALGP, from the coding sequence ATGGACCGTCAGTTGCGGCTGCCCGGGCTGCGGTTCGCCTTCGGCACGCTCTCCGTGCTGCGGGTACGGGTGGCGCGGTGGGACCGGGCGGCGGGCGGGCGGGCGATGGCACTCGCGCCACTGGTCGGCCTGGTGCTGGGCGGGCTCGCGGCCGGGCTCGGCGCGCTGGCCTGCTGGCGCGGCGGCCCGCTGCTCGGTGCGGTGACCGCCGTCGCCGCGCTCGCGGCGCTGACCCGCGGACTCCATCTGGACGGGCTGGCGGACGTCGCCGACGGGCTGGGCAGCGGCAAGCCCGCCGAGGACGCGCTGCGGATCATGAAGCAGTCCGACATCGGCCCGTTCGGCGTGCTGACCCTGCTGCTCGTGCTGCTCGCTCAGATCGCCTGCCTGACCGGCCAGTTCGCCCATTCCACCGAGCGCGGCGCGCTCGCCGTGCTGACCGCCGCGGTGGCCGGCCGGTGCGCGCTCGGCTGGGGCTGCCTGCGGCCGGTGCCGGCCGCGCGGCCCGGCGGGCTCGGGGCGATGGTCGCGGCGACCGTGCCGGTGCCGACCGCCCTCGCCGGCACCCTGCTGAGCGCCCTCGCACTGGCCCTGCTCGGCCTGCACCCGCGCTACGCGCTGGCCCTGACGCTGGCTCAGCTCGCCGCCGCCGCACTGCTGCGGCGCTGCCTGCGCCGGTTCGGCGGGGTCACCGGCGACGTGCTCGGCGCGCTGGTCGAGACGGCGGCGCTGGCCGCACTGCTGGTGCTCGCCCTGGGGCCCTGA
- a CDS encoding leucyl aminopeptidase, whose protein sequence is MTALSVSTSSAAALRADALVIGVAKGPKGLVVTSGAEALVEAFEGKLAEVLTTLGATGREGEAVKLPAPAGLKAGFVLAVGLGEVAEANYSTEALRRAAGVAARTLAGAKKAGLALPAESAEEIEAVALGGLLGSYDFTVYRTSDEVKEPVGELTVLTGRKGSKDAKAAVERATVLGEEMNRARDLINTPPNDLHPKSFATIAQGVGKELGLKVEVWDEKALAKGGFGGILGVGNGSDNKPRLVKIAYTHPKAKATLAFVGKGITYDSGGISLKPAGHNETMKCDMSGAAAVFAAVVAAKRLGLAVNVTGWLALAENMPSGSATRPGDVLRMYGGKTVEVLNTDAEGRLVLADAIVRAGEEKPDAIVDVATLTGAMVLALGTRTFGVMANTDAFRDRLHAVAGRAGEQSWPMPLPAELLKGMDSPVADLANMGERMGGGLVAGLFLKEFVADGIDWAHLDIAGPAFHEAAPFGYTPKGGTGSAVRTLVKLAEETAQG, encoded by the coding sequence GTGACTGCATTGTCTGTGAGCACCTCCTCCGCCGCCGCGCTGCGCGCGGATGCCTTGGTGATCGGTGTCGCGAAGGGGCCCAAGGGCCTGGTGGTGACCTCGGGCGCGGAGGCGCTGGTCGAGGCGTTCGAGGGCAAGCTGGCCGAGGTGCTGACCACCCTGGGCGCGACCGGTCGTGAGGGCGAGGCCGTCAAGCTGCCCGCTCCCGCCGGGCTCAAGGCCGGCTTCGTGCTGGCCGTCGGCCTCGGTGAGGTCGCCGAGGCCAACTACTCCACCGAGGCGCTGCGCCGCGCGGCCGGCGTGGCCGCCCGCACCCTGGCCGGGGCGAAGAAGGCCGGTCTGGCGCTGCCCGCCGAGTCGGCCGAGGAGATCGAGGCGGTCGCGCTGGGCGGCCTGCTCGGCTCCTACGACTTCACCGTCTACCGCACCAGCGACGAGGTCAAGGAGCCGGTCGGCGAGCTGACCGTGCTGACCGGCCGCAAGGGCAGCAAGGACGCGAAGGCCGCCGTCGAGCGCGCCACCGTGCTCGGCGAGGAGATGAACCGGGCCCGCGACCTGATCAACACCCCGCCGAACGACCTGCACCCCAAGTCCTTCGCGACCATCGCGCAGGGCGTCGGCAAGGAGCTGGGTCTCAAGGTCGAGGTGTGGGACGAGAAGGCGCTGGCCAAGGGCGGCTTCGGCGGCATCCTGGGCGTCGGCAACGGCTCGGACAACAAGCCGCGCCTGGTCAAGATCGCCTACACCCACCCCAAGGCCAAGGCCACCCTGGCCTTCGTCGGCAAGGGCATCACCTACGACTCGGGCGGCATCTCGCTCAAGCCGGCCGGCCACAACGAGACCATGAAGTGCGACATGTCCGGCGCTGCCGCCGTCTTCGCCGCCGTGGTCGCCGCCAAGCGCCTGGGCCTGGCCGTCAACGTCACCGGCTGGCTGGCGCTGGCCGAGAACATGCCCTCCGGCTCCGCCACCCGCCCCGGCGACGTGCTGCGGATGTACGGCGGCAAGACGGTCGAGGTGCTCAACACCGACGCCGAGGGCCGCCTGGTGCTGGCCGACGCGATCGTCCGGGCCGGCGAGGAGAAGCCGGACGCGATCGTCGACGTGGCCACCCTGACCGGCGCCATGGTGCTGGCGCTGGGCACCCGCACCTTCGGTGTGATGGCCAACACGGACGCCTTCCGCGACCGGCTGCACGCCGTCGCCGGGCGCGCGGGCGAGCAGTCCTGGCCGATGCCGCTGCCGGCCGAGCTGCTCAAGGGCATGGACTCCCCGGTGGCCGACCTGGCCAACATGGGCGAGCGGATGGGCGGCGGCCTGGTGGCCGGCCTCTTCCTCAAGGAGTTCGTGGCCGACGGCATCGACTGGGCGCACCTGGACATCGCGGGCCCGGCCTTCCACGAGGCCGCCCCGTTCGGCTACACCCCCAAGGGCGGCACCGGCAGCGCCGTGCGCACCCTGGTGAAGCTGGCGGAGGAGACCGCGCAGGGCTGA
- the pspAA gene encoding PspA-associated protein PspAA, whose amino-acid sequence MIMRIMGEGQFRVGDEHLNRLNQLDDELLAALDSGDEKVFRAKLGNLLTAVRELGTPLPDDSLEPSDLILPDDGATIDQVRELLLGEGEGIIPGFAE is encoded by the coding sequence ATGATCATGAGGATCATGGGTGAGGGTCAGTTCCGGGTGGGGGACGAGCACCTGAACCGGCTGAACCAGCTCGACGACGAGCTGCTCGCCGCACTGGATTCGGGGGACGAGAAGGTGTTCCGGGCCAAGCTGGGCAACCTGCTCACGGCGGTCCGCGAACTCGGTACCCCGCTGCCGGACGACTCGCTCGAGCCGTCCGACCTGATCCTGCCGGACGACGGGGCGACCATCGACCAGGTCCGTGAGCTGCTGCTGGGCGAGGGCGAGGGGATCATCCCCGGCTTCGCCGAGTAG
- a CDS encoding PspA/IM30 family protein: MSDGIMKRMGLIFRSKANKALDRAEDPRETLDYSYQKQLELLQKVRRGVADVATSRKRLELQLTQLQQQSSKYEDQGRKALSLGREDLAREALTRKSAMQSQINDLQVQYQQLQAEEEKLTLASQRLQAKVDAFRTKKETIKATYTAAQAQTRIAESFSGISEEMGDVGLAIQRAEDKTAQMQARAGAIDELLASGALDDSSGLGRKDDIEAELERVAGGSDVELELARMKAELGGGSAGGPAAIEQGNGTSGPQDTPPPSVNYHK; the protein is encoded by the coding sequence ATGAGCGACGGAATCATGAAGCGTATGGGGCTGATCTTCCGCTCCAAGGCGAACAAGGCCCTGGACCGGGCGGAGGACCCGCGCGAGACGCTCGACTACTCGTACCAGAAGCAGCTTGAACTGCTGCAGAAGGTGCGCAGGGGCGTGGCGGACGTCGCCACTTCGCGCAAGCGCCTGGAGCTCCAGCTGACCCAGCTCCAGCAGCAGTCCTCCAAGTACGAGGACCAGGGCCGCAAGGCGCTCTCGCTCGGCCGCGAGGATCTGGCCCGTGAGGCGCTGACCCGCAAGTCCGCGATGCAGTCCCAGATCAACGACCTCCAGGTGCAGTACCAGCAGCTGCAGGCCGAGGAGGAGAAGCTCACCCTCGCCTCCCAGCGGCTGCAGGCCAAGGTGGACGCCTTCCGCACCAAGAAGGAGACCATCAAGGCCACCTACACCGCCGCCCAGGCGCAGACCCGGATCGCCGAGTCCTTCTCCGGTATCTCGGAGGAGATGGGCGATGTGGGCCTGGCGATCCAGCGGGCCGAGGACAAGACGGCGCAGATGCAGGCGCGTGCCGGTGCCATCGACGAGCTGCTCGCCTCGGGGGCGCTCGACGACTCCTCGGGTCTGGGTCGAAAGGACGACATCGAGGCCGAGCTGGAGCGGGTGGCCGGCGGCAGCGATGTCGAGCTGGAGCTGGCCCGGATGAAGGCCGAGCTCGGCGGCGGGTCCGCCGGCGGTCCGGCCGCGATCGAGCAGGGCAACGGCACCTCGGGGCCGCAGGACACCCCGCCGCCGTCCGTCAACTACCACAAGTAA